In a single window of the Gossypium hirsutum isolate 1008001.06 chromosome A13, Gossypium_hirsutum_v2.1, whole genome shotgun sequence genome:
- the LOC107895213 gene encoding uncharacterized protein: MTTSLIIAGLHSAFPHLMYRFQSPKKQFPINHSLFRFLFIFSTKRPLSDNCQSGSFLFCRSISKVYCLRILSIRGGCKAFRLGTWCPCVFQRDVSLQARQLMPKLRFVEMDDRINSKNHSIQISFGYFLYVYLWVIWHVIGVFC, from the exons atgacaaCCAGTCTAATAATAGCTGGACTCCACTCAGCATTTCCGCATTTAATGTACCGATTCCAATCCCCAAAAAAGCAGTTTCCAATAAACCATTCATTATTCCgctttctttttatcttttctaCAAAAAGACCCCTATCAGACAACTGTCAATCAGGTTCCTTTCTTTTCTGTCGATCCATCTCCAAAGTTTATTGCTTAAGGATCCTTTCAATCAG GGGCGGATGTAAAGCCTTTaggcttggcacttggtgcccaTGTGTGTTCcagagggatgttagcctacaaGCTAGGCAGTTGATGCCCAA ATTAAGGTTTGTGGAAATGGACGATCGAATCAACTCAAAGAATCATTCTATCCAGATatcttttggttattttttatatgtttatctttgggttatatggcatgtaataggtgtgtTTTGTTAA